The genomic stretch TTAGAGTTCACTTTCAGTTACAGGAAATTTaggatataaaagaagaaaaaaacacacaatgagGAAACATTCAGATTGTGGAACATCCTACAGGACAAGGAATCAGTGACATGGAAGAGTACTCAAGATGAGACGCTATTTAAGGTCTAACAATAACATGCAATGTGTGCACCTTCTTCAGATTTTGACTGCAAGAAATACATTATCAAAAGAGACATCTTTTTGATAATCAAGGAATATTTGATTATGGACTATGTATTTGATGTCAATGAGAACCACTGATAATTTCTTCAAGGGTAATGATAGCAATGTGGTTTTATGAAAAAATGTCCAGAGTTTTAGAGATGTAATGTAAAATGTATAGAAGTGGAATGATAACTTCTGGGATTTTATTTGAAGTGTttcaacaacacaacaaaaaaataagttaaatggtCACAACCTTTGTCCCCTGTCCATCTGAGTCCACCTTTCCTTGTATTTTATTAGTAAATATCAGTGGTATCCACTCATTTGCAAATTTTGACATCCAAGAATCATTACTAATTGTCCTGTCCCTTAGCTTCAACTTCGAATCAAGTGTAAAGTTTTGTCAGTTAGATCTCTTCAATATCCCTCAAATTCTCTCCTCTCCACCCTAACTGCCTCTACCTTAATCCACAATTTCTACAGTGACCTCCAAGTTGGTCTCTGGGCCTCCAGCCTCACTTTGCATCATCTTTAATCTAACCATTGGAACCTGGGGatttttctgaaatgcaaatctaaCCATGTGCCTGCAAAACACCTGTACTATGGCTCATGAGACTTCCTCCAGCCCCATCTCTTGAACTGTCATCTTGAACCCCATGCCTGAAACAGTGAACTTATTATAGTTGCTCACAAAGTGCAGTGTGGATGGCCTGTTCCAGTTATGACAGAGCAGATGATATTGAACATACCCTGCCaccatcaataataataaaactggaaaaaaatgtatatgaaaaaacTTTTTAGGTATTAGTATACAGCACAGGACTGCCATTCCTAAAAAAAGGGGAAAGACATAAGGGAGATCCTATATTCCCCTAGCTTTCTGCTAGGGAAAATCTCCAAACTGTTATGCAGAAAAAATGGAGCCCAAGAAGAGAGTAGAAGTTTTGCTGGGCAGAGGAAACAGATTCTAATGTGTCTGGAATTTGCAAGGTAGAGTACACAGAGGAAAGAGCCAAGACAAAGGTTGTCCCAGACATCTACATACCAGTTCCCTCAAAGTCCCTGGCCAAATCCAAAGCTGCTCATGAACAGAGCAAAATTCCATGAGACCTGCTCAGAGCATTGAGGGATGAACAAAAATATCATAGATAGTACAGTGCTGGAAAGACATTAGATTTCTGACCTAGACAGAGTGGATGGAGAAACATTGGCAAAAAACCTGGGCATTTATTTGAGGCCCCAGAAAGGCCATTCTTTAGGAGTAAGGactaaaagaaaaaccaaaatagaCCCATTCTAACAAAGTCTAAAGCCAAGTATCAGCAAAACCAAGGTGGCTAGTTCGTCAGATTAATTGCCTATCAGAACAAAACATACAATACTCTCTAGAGAAATACATAATACAGTCTAAAGTCCTTATGTCATAACATTCATAACATTcagcaaaggataaaaaaataataagatataaaaaaggaaaatatccttGACCAGGGGGGAGTGGAATTTAATAGAAACAGACCCACGGATGAGCCATATGTTGGAATAGTTATAAGTAATTATTGTAAGTAGTTCAGGactttgtaaaaaatattaatatattagaaGATAGGACAATATCACTAAGTGGAAATTTCAAAAAACTTTAGATTATAAACACaaaatacaatatctgaaatGCTTAATTCCTGGATAAGCCAGGGGGAAAAGATCAGAGAAATTGAAGATGTAACCaatagaaattattcaaactgaagcagagaaaaaaggattaaaaaaaaaaacctcaatgacCTATGAAACAAAATCAGGAGGTctggaggggcctgggtggctcagtcagttaagcatctggctttagctcaggtcatgatctcagggttctgggatccagcccagtcaggctctctgctcagtgaggagtctgcttctccctctgctctcccctcctccGCCACTCCATCCACTCATGCGTGGGCATACTctcttgaataaacaaatatattttaaacatgagGTCTGATAAATGTGTAATTTGATCCCCAGAAAAAATAGGTTAGAAAAATTTGCgaaaataaaatgcctaaaaATTTTCCAAACTTAATGAAGGATATCAATCTTCAGATCCCAAAAAGTTCTGAACATCCCAAgcagaatatatacaaaaaaaacaaagctgcaTGTAAGCACATCAAATTACTGAAAACtaaagataatgagaaaaaattttaaagcagctaaacagaaaaaaacaaagggaacaacaatgaaaattattgatttctcatcagaaataatgGAAGTCAGAAAAGAGTGGAATGTGTTTTAAAGtattgaaagacaaaaatacttCTCTTTCTTTAGCTGGCCTTCCCTGACTCACTGTTTTAGATTAAGCATACCTTCTTTGGGCCCCTGTAGAATTCTCTGTTCTCCTATCACAGCACTTGTTTAATTATGGGTCTCATCTCATGATTATAATCTCCACACAGACACAGACTAGTCTATCTTATGTTTAATATTATGCTCTTAACCCTTGCCAGAGTTAAGTTGCTCATATTAAGTGCCCAATACTATTCTccaagtagattttaaaaaggctgtatttaatttataaaatgatggCCTGCttcaataaaatgtgaaatgagCTAAAACTATTTAAGAACATTACATGTATACTTTacataaactaaacctaaaaGCCAAAAAATACTTTGGTAACTATTTCTTACGGTTTATGAATGTGCATGTGATTTTCAATGACCCTAAAGATAATCTATTTAGGAGCTTACAAGAAGCAATTTGAATTAAGGATATATTTAGGGTAAATTTTCCTGTGAATATAGTAAAAAGGTTAACTTATCACATGTATGACTTAGCTATAACTtcattattctatttaaaaagagaaaaatcaggaagTTATCTTCAGTGatgttttcaaaaatcaaatcTGTCATTAACAatagaggaaatagaaataaaatttttaaaaagggaagagagatacagaaagacaagGGAACAAATTGTAAGATAGCCTTACAGCAATAAGTTGGCGTTGCTGGCCACATCAGTTCAGTTGGCCTAGATCGGAGGCCCCTGCTGTCCGTGTAAATTCCGATGCTCTTAAAACATAACAGGTACTCAATACTGGAGATCTCAATTGCACAGAGAGCATCCACTGGTTGATGCACGATAAATGACAGTGTAGGGTCATGTGAGTGGAGCATCCTGTATGGACTTCCTTCTCTCCTCAAGGGGTATCTCAGGAATCCTGACTGGAATCCTACACAAAGCTGTTCACTGAAGATGGCCATCCACTGGACATTGGCTGGGATTTGGAGCTCTTTAAATTTTCTGTGAGAAATTTTCTTGCTCTGAAACAGCTCATAACAAAAGACTTGGCTTTTCCTGGCCACACAAAGGCATGTGTGAGCCCCTTGGCACACTGTTCCAGAAGTCATTGTGTGACACCCTTTTGTTTCTGCCAGCTTGTGAATGTCAGTCTTCCGTCCATCCAAAGCCAACATGGGGAACAGTTGCACATGATGACTTCGCCCAGAGATCACTGCAACCATCTGGCCATGGGGAATAAGCTCAATCTGATAAATCTTCTTCATGTCACCAACCTGAATAATTTCTAcacaaataaacataattttatgtcattttcaaatttaGAATAATCTCTTTATCTTGAATGTACTCTTCAATTTTACAGAAAAGCAGTTGAAAAAGGCAAAGATGATCTCATAAGTCTTCTCAATGTTAttaatatgaataaattttttacaaataaaatggcAAGTCACCTTCACATTATcaatgtcttattttaaaaaattttaatgaggtATAATTGAAGTATaccattatattaatttcaggagtacaacagaatgattcaatatttgtatatactgcaaaatgatcacaataagcCTAATTAACATCCAGCATCATATGCATTTAACAAAGTTTTTGTTCATATGAGAATTTCTAAAATCTACTCTCTCAGcgactttcaaatatacaatatagtattattaactatagtcaccatgttgtacatcaTACCtccaagacttatttattttataactggaagtttgtacctttaagcccatttatccatttttccccccacccacctctagcaaccactaatctgttctctgttaTCTATGAacccattttgtgtgtgtgtgtgtgtgtgtttgcgtgtgtTTCCAGgtgattgtttggttttttgtttgtttagattccacataaaagaaccatcatatgatatttgtcttattttacttagcataataccctcaagatccatccatgttgtcagaGATAGAAAGATGTTCTTTTTATGGcaggataatattccattgtatagaatACCACGTTTTTTTATCtatccatcaattgatggacactaaGGTTGTTTCATATCATGgttattaaaaataactcttCAGTGAGTGAGCAAAGGGATGCCGATATCTTTTccagttagtgtttttgttttctttggataaatcaCCAGAACTAGAATTGGTAGGTCatttagtaattctatttttttttaagaacttccatactgttttccacaatggctgaaCCAAATTACATCCCCACCAGTAGTATAtgagttcccttttttccacatccttgccagtacttGTTATTCCTTATCTTTCTGATAATTGCCGTTCTAACAGTTAAGAAtaatattgtagttttgattttcattttcctgatgattaagaTGTTAAGTGCCTCTTCATTGTCCctattggccatctatatgtctttctTGGGGACAAAAATGTCTATACAAATCCTttcctttgactatttttaaatcagtttggagatttttttgttattgagttatatgatttctttatatattttagatatatacccTTTCAGATACGATTTTGCAGATATATTCTCATATTCAGTACAttgcctttctcattttcttgaaaatgaagccatttgaaaaatggtttcctttactgtaagaatgttttcttatttttaaattctctcctATTTATTACTCCAGTGGGTCTAAGTCAGGTTCTAAGAAAATCAAAGACATAATCTCAGGGTAGATCTGGGAGGGATAGAAAAGGataggaagggaaaagagaccaaaaatcatataagttaaaaataaaagtaattattccAGAAATAACAATTATCTTAacaataaaattaacataataccataataaatatttatttctttatttaacttATTAAGTAAATTAGCATAATAAACTTAAGCCCTGAGATTCTAGGCAGCAGGCCAAACACCATTCAATGTCCAACAAATGGAAACATACTACTTTTTTATAAGAGTAaaaaatgttgggatccctgggtggctcagcggttgagtgtctgcctttggctcagggcatgatcctggggtcctgggattgagtcccacgttgggctccctgcatggagcctgcttttctctctgcctctctctctgtgtgtctctcatgaatgaataaataaaatcttttaaaaaaaagtaaaaatgtccttttttctgGCACTAATCCTTTATTATACAATAAGTGTAATGAATGGCTACTGTATGCTAGGCACTGTTTAAGTGCATGGCGTGTGGTGTCAAACAACAAGAGACCAGCTCCTGCTCTCATGCTGGACACCTGGTGGACTTTTCATGGGCCTCCCCAGTGGCACTGAGTCACCCACATAGCACAGGAGGCCTTCAATGCAGAACACAGCTAGTCACCTTCAAATGCAGGTTCTCCTTAAGCTCAGCCATGGTTCAGGTGCCAGACATTCAAGAGGACAATGGTATTGAATGGCTCTGATTTCATCTAGTCCCCCATTTCTCCCTCAAGCAACTGTGAGCACccagacaaaaacaaagaattctgCTATTCTCTAGGAACTATTCATTTATATGTTGTTAATCATTGTGGGGCCGATGTTATGGGGGGAGGGGAAAACAGAACTGTGTGTTCTTTCAGGTGCCAACTTGGAGACagctgagttctttttttttaaattgtttatttatttatgatagtcacacagagagagagagagacataggcagagggagaagcaggctccatgcagcgggagcctgacgtgggattcgatcccgggtctccaggatcgtgccctgggccaaaggcaggcgcgaaaccactgtgccacccagggatcccgacagctGAGTTCTTATGGTGGATTTATTGTATAAAATCACCTATGAAGACATTTAGACTCTGGGGATTATGGATCTCTGGATATTAGAAAAGTCAACATTTGACTTAAAAACACATCAAACCAGATCTAGAAgatttcttttacagaaaaaaaggaacaaatctgATACTGTTATTTTTAGAGTTATAGCAGAACAGTAAAGACTCATCTTACCATCTATGGTAACGTGCACAACAAATAACCcctcttcatttcccagagcaATTCTTTTGTGATCTATATTTGACACATAAATATAAAcgtcaagggttttttttttttgcaaacattaagtaaagctattaaaataaacTGGACAAATTTTTCAAtatgaaaaaagtttaaaagtcaaATTAGATACATATTtagcatatataaaaatgaaaaacaataataaatttgtgctattatttttctttcagattagagaagtaaaaataaaacatgacttTTCTCCTTAGAGAGATCATATAATCTTTACAAATACttgaaaagaaatttaagtaatagtatatttttaaattcgaTATGAATAAGTAACTATCtcctaagtgaaaaaaaaaaaaagtgtcattaaTTTATCAGTGCTCCTGGCCTGAACTGTAACAGCACTGAGTGTATGTAAAAACACACTGAGAACTAAAACTTAAGAGTGCAAAGATGGTACTTTATTGAGCAAATGCTTTGAATACAAAGCACAGAACTATACATATATTAGCTCACTTAATCCTCTTCATAACTGGAAAGCAGGAATTATCCGTTCTTAACACATGAGCACAGTAGTAACAGATTCCATGTTACATAGCAATAAGTAGCAAAGTGGCTTTAATGTAAGAAATGATAtttgggaaatgaaaatattcttgttTATTGAATATTGATCTTAACAATTCATTCCTTTGCTCActtattgttcatttatttattgagttatGGGTATTGGGAATACAGATATTCATATCTGTATGGTCTCTGCCCCCAAGGTCGGTAGCTCACAATGACTACACAGGGTCACACTACTGGTGCATTGGAACCAGATGGGTTTGGGAACTCAGAATTATTCAGACTCAAGAAAGGTATTACTATATATTAAAGAGACATCATTTTACACAGGGCCTGGGGAACCATCATAGaatcaatatattaatattttgcaGAGTGGTAATGGGCAGGCAGGCTGCGGGGAAGGTCTGGCTGACATGTGAATTGTGAATAAAGTTGTGGTTTTCAGATCTCGATCTGGATACTGGGATGAGGCACACGAATCTAGGGCATAAATGCTGTAAATTCATACCTATGATTGCAGCTGTCTGGGTGGTTTTGATCAGGGGCAGACTACTATCATAAGCCTCTTTTAGAACATAGACTGAGCGGTCTCTGGAGTGACTTTTTCTCAGCATCCTGTGCAAGTCACTCAGCACTCCCACCCACTCACACTTGTCATTCTCGCTGTCTGCAAGGATTGGTACTGAGTACCTATTGCTAGGCGCCGAGAGCTGAGAAGCCGTAACCTGCAATGATTTAAGGAGTATCTCAGTTATAAGAAAGCAGAGCTCTTTAAGCCTGCCTGTTTAGCATTTTTCATCAAAATCATCATTGGTAGATGACACTTCTAATACTATTACACTCTTCCTGGGTAGTAGAATGAATGACATAAGCATCAGAACCCAGGCCAAAAGCAAAATGTCAGAATTACTTCTATTTTGATCCTCATAAAAATGCTGGGTATTCTAAGTAATATTGAACTCCATCAATGAAAATGTTTACAATTTATTGAGTGTTGACTCTGTACCAGGAACTGCTCCAATAAAAGTACATAGGTTAATTGATTTAATACCCATGGAAAACTCAGCAGGTAGACACCATCATTctgtccattttgcagatgagaaggcAGGCACAGTGGGGAAAATTGCTGGCAGTCTGATGCCAGAACCCCCACTCTGAGCCTCTCTGTCTTCAATTCTAGACACAGCTTTGCATCTTTTTGATGTGTCTTAATTGCAATCAGGCAATATGTCTTGATTGCAGTCATCATAATCAATTTTGATATTATGCAACATTCAGGGGCCCTTTGTTGTTAAGTCACAAATACTTAGATGTACTTATGCTTTCCTAGCTGCTACGTGCCTATAACTTACATCATTACTAGTGACtggcaaataaaatgtaaatttaaaaatacatacttagCCTAGCAGCGCtctaaatttatatgtaaaacttTCTTTTGTAACCTCAATCAAGCAGCAGTAGCATAATAAATTCCTGCTTCCTAGGTCAGTAGCAATGGCCCCAGGTCTCTCTACGGTTTCCTGGTGGTTGGGTGGAGTCTATACTAGGAACACCTGTGTGCAGCCTTTGTTAAATACAGGAGTCATGGGTTAACTGTGACCACCTGGGTCACAAGGGGACCACAgtcctttgttttctctgtcactttataaagaatcactttaattttctatattaattttaaagagcagagtgtttctttttttaagagatcacagaggtgcctgggtggcacaatcagttaagcatgtgactcttggttttggctgaggtcatgatcccagggttgtgagatcaagccccatgtcaggctccatgctcaggacaGCATctgtttgtgtttctctctcctctctctctctacccctccctctgtgcACTCACTcgccctttctaaaataaataaaacaaatcctttaaaaagataaagagagattGCAAAAGTATATCCTTCCTTGATTTTTTCTCTTGGTTTGAATTTGAATTGACTTCAAAAGATTGCCTCAAAGGAAACAATTTTACAGAGTGCCTCTAGTTCAGAAGCCGCACACTCATGCTGCATGTCCACAATGAACCGTCAGTCATGATGGCCTTGAAGGAGGTCATCACTCTTTCTCTGTCagtttttcccctcttccttcatACTCCCAATACGACTCTGCTTTGTAAGCTTCTTTTCTGCTATAGACCTGACATCTGTCCTCCTATTACTTTAGTGTAGAAGGAACAGACCTCCTCAggaacatttgcattttaaggCTTAGATTTAACTGTGGGAAGAAAAGACTGTGGCTCGTGTAAAAAGCTCTTTACATTATTCCCAAATAGAAACAGGGGGATAGATTTATTGTGGCAAGTGGGAGGTAGGAAGGGGAACATGATCGCCCAGCATTCTGAAATCTCAACCTCCAGTGACCTTCAGCAGCACAAAGCATTTTGACCCTCTGTAGGTAGCCAAGAAAGGGATGAAACAAAATGTATCATCAAGCGATCCAATAGCAGTATGCATGCTTACTTTAAACATACGGGACATTTCCTTTCTCCTTACAGGAATGAAGTCAGAGGGCCAGACAGAACTCACAGAAAATGCTCCATCCCTGGAGAAAAATCAAGACACTGAAAGTGAGTATAATCACCTGAAAGTGAgtaaaacaatatataaacataatcATCAATTTtaacttcattgatttttttttaacattcttttctgTAGTAACTGATAGTAATCAACAAGTT from Canis aureus isolate CA01 chromosome 1, VMU_Caureus_v.1.0, whole genome shotgun sequence encodes the following:
- the LOC144320828 gene encoding serine/threonine-protein kinase MRCK alpha-like isoform X8, with product MCRPCLIWSQLWSEMELPDRCSRRLSHSFATGIVREDPRSSSVAPCDTTTSAVAQCEIVDSAHLPVHTPTIKRKEYHSSILFPTKNKSHQFFLTSFTAPTKCHQCTSLMVGLIRQGCACDACGFSCHTTCVEKAPRACPVPSQQKRGTLCVDVQEGMGTAYEGHVWIPKKAGVKKGWQRALAIVCDFKLFLYNMEEEKGSKPNVVVSQVIDMRDGAFSVSSVWPSDFIPVRRKEMSRMFKVTASQLSAPSNRYSVPILADSENDKCEWVGVLSDLHRMLRKSHSRDRSVYVLKEAYDSSLPLIKTTQTAAIIDHKRIALGNEEGLFVVHVTIDEIIQVGDMKKIYQIELIPHGQMVAVISGRSHHVQLFPMLALDGRKTDIHKLAETKGCHTMTSGTVCQGAHTCLCVARKSQVFCYELFQSKKISHRKFKELQIPANVQWMAIFSEQLCVGFQSGFLRYPLRREGSPYRMLHSHDPTLSFIVHQPVDALCAIEISSIEYLLCFKSIGIYTDSRGLRSRPTELMWPATPTYCCYNAPYLSVYSENAVDIFDVNSMEWIQTVPLKKVRPLNSEGSLNILLSETIRLIYFTNKMTYGDELVFPETSDSHQKQMVRHLHSKRRYSFRVPRGKERLPIGL
- the LOC144320828 gene encoding serine/threonine-protein kinase MRCK alpha-like isoform X9 encodes the protein MCRPCLIWSQLWSEMELPDRCSRRLSHSFATGIVREDPRSSSVAPCDTTTSAVAQCENKSHQFFLTSFTAPTKCHQCTSLMVGLIRQGCACDACGFSCHTTCVEKAPRACPVPSQQKRGTLCVDVQEGMGTAYEGHVWIPKKAGVKKGWQRALAIVCDFKLFLYNMEEEKGSKPNVVVSQVIDMRDGAFSVSSVWPSDFIPVRRKEMSRMFKVTASQLSAPSNRYSVPILADSENDKCEWVGVLSDLHRMLRKSHSRDRSVYVLKEAYDSSLPLIKTTQTAAIIDHKRIALGNEEGLFVVHVTIDEIIQVGDMKKIYQIELIPHGQMVAVISGRSHHVQLFPMLALDGRKTDIHKLAETKGCHTMTSGTVCQGAHTCLCVARKSQVFCYELFQSKKISHRKFKELQIPANVQWMAIFSEQLCVGFQSGFLRYPLRREGSPYRMLHSHDPTLSFIVHQPVDALCAIEISSIEYLLCFKSIGIYTDSRGLRSRPTELMWPATPTYCCYNAPYLSVYSENAVDIFDVNSMEWIQTVPLKKVRPLNSEGSLNILLSETIRLIYFTNKMTYGDELVFPETSDSHQKQMVRHLHSKRRYSFRVPRGKERLPIGL